CCGGTGTAGATGTTGTGGTCGCCACAACTACAGCATCCAAGATCGGACAAGCCGCAACACGTTGGATCACGTGCGCAAGAACACTTCGATCACCGAGCACTCTCATTACCTTTCCCGGTAAACGTGTCGCCCCCATGCGAGCTTGGATAATCGCGACAGTTTTCATGTCAGAAGCTTGTGGAGATTTGATATAACGTAATCCTGATCCTCTTCAGTCAGCCCCGAATAAATAGGCAAGCTGATTGCTTGAGCATAGTAGGCTTCGGCTTCAGGAAAGTCCCCGTACTTGAAGCCCAGTGATTGGTAATACGGTTGTGTATGCACCGGAATGTAATGTACATTCACGCCGATGCCGGCAGATCTCATGCCATCAAATATTCTCCTCCGGTTTATACCTGGTGCCATTTTGACAACATACAGGTGCCAGGCAGATGTGCTGTCCACGGACTGCCAAGGTGTCTGCAGGGGCAAACCAGTAAGCATGTAATCGTAACGCTTCGCGAGCTCGCGGCGACGCGCAAGCATCTTTTGAAGGCGACGCAGTTGACTGCTACCTAAAGCACACTGAATGTCAGTAATACGGAAGTTGTAACCGAGGCTATGCTGCTCGTAATACCAGGCCCCCTGATCGGCCCTTTTCAAGGTTGCAGAATCACGAACAACCCCATGACTTCGTAACTGCTTGAGGCGCTGGTACAGCTCGGCATCACGAGTCAAGACCATACCACCTTCGCCTGTCGTTAGTATCTTGACCGGATGAAAGCTGAAAACAGTGACGTCTGAAAATCGACAGTTGCCGACCGTGCTACCGAGATAGCATGCCCCCACGGCATGCGATGCATCTTCTATGACTCGAAAATTATAGCGATCTGCGAGATGCTTGATCGCGCGCATTTCGCATGGCTGACCGGAAAAGTGTACCGGTACAACAATTTTCGGCAGTGTTCCTGCTTTCTCAGCGAGGCGCAGCTTT
This sequence is a window from Nevskiales bacterium. Protein-coding genes within it:
- the pseC gene encoding UDP-4-amino-4,6-dideoxy-N-acetyl-beta-L-altrosamine transaminase is translated as MRPIPYGRQDISEEDIQAVIEVLHSDWLTQGPAVEKFEQDFAGYCGAPYAVAVNSATSALHLACLALDLGPGDWLWTSPNTFVASANCARYCGANVDFVDIDPRTYNLSVTALEEKLRLAEKAGTLPKIVVPVHFSGQPCEMRAIKHLADRYNFRVIEDASHAVGACYLGSTVGNCRFSDVTVFSFHPVKILTTGEGGMVLTRDAELYQRLKQLRSHGVVRDSATLKRADQGAWYYEQHSLGYNFRITDIQCALGSSQLRRLQKMLARRRELAKRYDYMLTGLPLQTPWQSVDSTSAWHLYVVKMAPGINRRRIFDGMRSAGIGVNVHYIPVHTQPYYQSLGFKYGDFPEAEAYYAQAISLPIYSGLTEEDQDYVISNLHKLLT